One genomic segment of Labeo rohita strain BAU-BD-2019 chromosome 14, IGBB_LRoh.1.0, whole genome shotgun sequence includes these proteins:
- the c14hxorf65 gene encoding uncharacterized protein CXorf65 homolog: MFIYIKHGDNNQFLVNTNCPTVLLMKYIKVRLGLAESELIDLCDERGVLKFLFLPQNSQESARGLLKAKESFIVCIIKRTSDGAYTSVTSLLSSVDSALLETLQTQIDNLEKTRLKQLHIVEARTATSEEINAQALSTKTTKKRKKVTHANPPDEEVQRHTRDRKSRN; this comes from the exons atgtttatttacattaaacatgGAG aTAATAACCAGTTCCTGGTTAACACCAACTGTCCAACTGTTCTTCTCATGAAGTACATAAAAGTCAGGTTGGGACTTGCTGAGTCAG AGCTTATAGACCTGTGTGATGAACGAGGTGTGCTGAAATTCCTCTTCCTGCCACAGAATTCACAGGAATCTGCTCGTGGACTGCTGAAGGCTAAAGAGTCGTTTATTGTTTGCATTATTAAGC gtACATCTGATGGGGCTTATACCTCTGTCACATCACTGCTATCCAGTGTTGACTCTGCTCTTTTAG AGACTCTGCAGACTCAGATTGACAATCTTGAGAAAACTCGTCTGAAGCAGCTTCATATTGTGGAGGCTCGTACGGCTACATCAGAGGAAATCAATGCTCAAGCTTTGTCTACTAAAACC ACTAAAAAGCGCAAGAAAGTAACACACGCAAATCCCCCTGATGAAGAAGTCCAGCGCCACACGAGGGACAGGAAGAGCAGGAACTGA
- the il2rgb gene encoding interleukin 2 receptor, gamma b, producing MTCIHTSRLYFGLLFLFLSFQRCCSAADLNVQCTIINAEYVECFWHPNTSTANYTFSSQFLDVFQDCPEYIMKHNYTVGCRTPLKDHDQRFDRFSTNVSTERNHTISKTFESLKRKVQLNPPCNLSVKWNEQEGTLLLYWNSSTPLKETCVVYMVRNQKDISQTTNVTGKSYSLSQVSQNKPYVFQVRSTVSNICGGSDLWSNWSDPIKWGSTGNISRQGWWDGLYGILALLLLLPLCLLLCYCERKRIILLPVVPDPSKNLQDLFHKHDGNVESWVHISRELKEAFEPDYTEPSCDVCEVVPSCDTGPTSVVSPDAQTDNCDEPSAEEEHANEPRTEEESADEQGAEEEYADKPGAEEERADEPNTEEPAEPQTS from the exons ATGACTTGCATTCACACATCAAGACTATATTTTGGACTTTTGTTCTTATTTCTGTCCTTTCAACGATGCTGTTCAGCAGCTGATCTGA ATGTGCAGTGCACGATTATCAACGCTGAGTATGTGGAGTGCTTCTGGCACCCAAACACATCAACAGCGAACTACACCTTCAGCAGTCA aTTTTTAGATGTTTTCCAAGACTGTCCAGAATACATAATGAAGCACAATTACACTGTAGGCTGCAGAACTCCTCTCAAAGACCATGATCAGAGGTTTGATAGATTTAGTACAAATGTATCCACTGAGAGAAACCACActatttcaaaaacttttgaatccCTCAAGAGAAAAG TGCAGCTAAACCCACCCTGTAACCTCTCAGTGAAGTGGAACGAGCAGGAGGGCACACTTTTACTGTACTGGAACAGTAGTACCCCTCTCAAAGAAACCTGTGTAGTCTATATGGTGCGCAACCAGAAAGACATAAGCCAG ACCACAAACGTGACTGGAAAGTCCTACAGTCTGTCTCAGGTCTCACAGAACAAGCCCTATGTTTTCCAAGTGCGGAGCACTGTTTCTAATATCTGCGGTGGTTCAGACCTCTGGAGTAACTGGAGCGATCCAATAAAGTGGGGCAGTACTG GGAACATCAGCAGACAAGGCTGGTGGGATGGGTTGTATGGGATTCTGGCATTGCTTCTGCTGCTTCCACTGTGTTTGTTGTTGTGCTATTGTGAGAG gaAAAGGATCATTTTACTTCCAGTCGTGCCTGACCCTAGCAAGAACCTGCAGGATTTGTTTCATAAACATGATGGAAATGTTGAG AGCTGGGTTCACATCTCTAGAGAGCTGAAGGAAGCCTTTGAGCCTGACTACACAGAGCCGTCATGTGACGTGTGTGAGGTTGTGCCCTCTTGTGACACTGGTCCCACAAGTGTGGTCAGTCCTGATGCTCAAACTGACAACTGTGATGAACCAAGTGCTGAAGAAGAGCATGCAAATGAACCACGCACTGAAGAAGAGAGTGCAGATGAACAAGGTGCTGAAGAAGAGTATGCAGATAAACCAGGCGCTGAAGAAGAGCGTGCAGATGAACCAAACACTGAAGAGCCTGCAGAACCACAGACCTCATAA